Genomic DNA from Paenibacillus sp. KS-LC4:
AAAATTTTGCCGAACCGCTCATGCTCGACAGTGGCATACTGTTCAATACCGGATTGAATTTCCTGCCGGAGGGCAACCGCCTGCTTCGCCAGCTCTTTATTGCCAAGCACCTCAACTGCCATTTCCGCCATATAGTCCAGCACTACGACTGCAAACATGTTCGAAGGAATGAGGTAGCCATAATCGCAAGCATCATCACTTGGGCGGAAGCCCGACCAGGTCATGCCCGTTACTGCGCTCGGCGTGCCTTTGCCTTCATTAAGCAGCGTGTCCGACGGCGGGCAATCCGTTCTTTGGAAACGATAGCTCGATTGCTGATCGTGGTTCTGCTCTGTTCTCCACAACCGCAAAATGCTGTAGCAGGCCTCTTTAAAAGCCTCGTCCAAATGCGCGGTGGTTCCCGTCGTCTTCCAAAGAAGATAAGCGAGCTGAATCGGATAGCAAAGTGAATCTATTTCATATTTGCGCTCCCATAGCCATGGAGACATTTCCGTTAAATCGTTCTGATGACCCTTGCTGTTGGCGTGCTCATTAAACGCATTCGCATAAGGGTCCTGCAATATATGTTGAATTTGCCTTTTGACAACGCCTTCAATGAGGCGAGCCATCGCGGCATCTTCCTTCGCCAAAATTAAATAAGGACGAACCTGCGCCGCGGAATCCCGCAGCCACATCGCTGGAATATCCCCCGTAATGACGAAAATAGCACCGTCAGGCTGAGGCTTCAACGTCGTTGTTAAAGTATTGGAGAAACAGTTTGCAAACATCCGGGCCAGCTTTGTACGGGAACCAAGCTTCCCTTCTACTTCCTGGATTAACGACTGCACCGATGCCGGCAGCGTTTCCATTACTTCAGTCATTTGATACATCCCTTTCTATTAAGCGCTTTCAAGAGGTTTATGTACCGATATTAATCTATATTTCATGTCATGTCAATATACTATGTTATATTATTTATAAACAAATAGCATACTAATCATTTTGCTAGACACACCTCCGATTCGAGCCCTTAAGGCATAACGATATATAACAGAAAACCCTTGCTGTCTCGGTTGACAGAAGGGTTTTGTCTATCTTCTCACTCGTATTCAGCTTCTCACATTAGCCGAAAAATATGCAAAGCGCACATAACTCAACGCTTGCCCGTTAGCCTATTGAGGCGCCGGCCCTGTCGATTTGCCTGGGACAAGCTTTACTTGCAGCGATATTTTGCTTGGGAGCGTGGCGCCTTGAATCAGCTCCAGAACATTATTGACGGCGAGGCGGCCAATCTCCTTCTCATTTTGCTCCAAGTGCGTGAACGGATACAGCGCCGACGTGCTCTGCGGGCTATCAAAGCAAATAATCGAAATTTGCTGTGGAATATGCAGGCCCATCTTTTCTACCGCTTCCTTCGCGATGAGCGCCAGCTCATACTCCATCGCGAACAATGCGGTAATCCGCGGATGCTCGCGCAGCATCTGCTGAATGATGTTCACATATTTATCAATGAGGTGGCTGCTGGAATTGTCATTGGACGTCCAGTTCATATCGGTCAGCCAGGACGAGCGGTCCAGCAAAATGCCGCCTTCGGCATGCGCCTGCACAAATCCCTCAATCCGTTCCTCAATCGCTACATTATCCGTCACCCGCGAAGCAAGCAGCCCGATATGGCGATGCCCGTGGTTAAACAAATGCTGTACTCCCATTTTCGCCGCTTCCACATTGTCTGAGCTTATTGCCGTTGTGTCCGTCCATTTCAAATATCGGTCAACCAGCACATGAGGGAATTTATCAATGACCAGCTTCAAAATTTCCGGACTGAAGTTTTGCCCGCGCGTTGGATAAATAATTAAGCCATCTACCCCATATTGGCGTAGCATCTGAATCGCTTTCTCCTCCACATCGGGCTGGGAAAACGAGATGCGCAGCATCAAATAAACGCCGAGCTCCTGCGCGGTTCGCTCCATCTCCGACAGCATTTCCTTGCCATAGCTGTCGCTGAAATCCTCCATGATAAGCCCTAATACCACTTGCTGCGTGCGCACAGCTGCGGTTACGGATTCTTGCGCTGGCGGAGCCTCCGCCTGCTCCTGCATAGCGTGCTCGATAACGAAGGAGCCGCGGCCCGGCTGACGCATAATATAGCCGTCCTGAACGAGCATATCCAGCGCCTTCTTGGAGGTAATTCGGCTGACTGAAAACTCCTCCATCAGCTCCTTCTCCGAAGGGATGCGGTCACCGACCGTATAATCTCCGATTTGAATCTTTTCGCGCAGCATCAGATACATTTGCTCGTATCTAGGCTTTAAAGCGTTCATGCCTTCCATTATACATTCACCTTCAGCATCTATTTGGTCGTACTGGGTCGATGTCGTAATTATACATATCCACCTAGTATACTATGTCATGTCATTTCTGGAAAGCTTATAATGCCGCTTCCGGCAAATGCAAGCTTATCCTTTAGCTCTCGAATAAATCTGTCATGGTAGCGGGAGGAGCCGGAATATATATAGCTTGAACGGATAATCTGTGCAAAACTCGGAGGTGCATAGGATGGGGCTGCTATGGCGACGGTGGGTAGCCATCAGAACCGAAAGCGGTTCTAGGGCGGATATCATTGACCGATTGGAGGCTCATTTGAAGGCAAGCGGCATTAAGGCAAAAGTTACTCTCGAAGGCAATTTAAAAAGGCTTCATGTGCTTAAGAAGAACGTTGAAGCCGCTCAGCAACAGCTGGACGCTTTCGACTCCGAACCTTAAGCTCAGGCGCGGGCCGGGCGGCACGCATTGAAGGATGCAGTTGCCCGGCTGCGCAGAACTATCTGGAGGAAGAACGCACCCAGCGATAGCCTTTGCGTACACCATTCATAACCCATTCCGGCACGGGCATGGAATGCTTGAATAGAAACGGCATGTAAATCCGGTTGTACGCTTTTTTCAAGTCATCCCACATCATGCAAGGCTCTTCTTTAAGAAAGTCAGACACGTCCACGACAAGGCCTCGGTCATCATTAGATACCATGACATTTTTGCCATGAACATCATGTGGAAACAGTCCCTGCTCACGAGCATAATCCAAGGCTGCATCAATTTCCGCAATAATGCGCTCCTCAATAATGACGCCCTCAAGCACGCACTTATATAGCGTCGTCCCTTCAAGCCTGCGCAGCATCAAATATTCCAGCCCATTGCATTTGGATGCATGATAGCAAGTGGAATATGCGGGATGATCGCCCAAACGGCGATAAACCTCCCTCTCCGCCTCCCAGCCCTCTCTGCCCGGAGCATAAACCTTCACTGCTATATCCTGCGCATCCTTGTGGACGAATACCCCGGCATAATTTCCTGCCCCAAGCAGCTCCCAGCCCTCCGGCAATACATCCACTTGAATGGGCTCTCCATGGTTAATGCTTTGCAGCTTCACACCTTCAAGCAGCGTCCGTTCAGTCATCTCGATCCATTTCTTCAGCCGATTCTCTTCCATACCTCGTGCCTGCCTCTCTCGCCATGTCTATACTCTATTCTATTATTTTAATTCGGACGCGGCGAAAAGAAAAGAAGAGCGATGCAGGCTCGCTCTCCTTCTTTAGGTTTATTGTCTACTATTATCCAATTCTCAACGTTTAAGCTACCAGCTTGAGACCTATTACACTTCCAACGATGAGAAGGACGAAAAATATTTTACGCCAGTCGCGCGATTCTTTGAAAAAAATCATTCCGAGAATGACGCTGCCGACCGATCCGATTCCCGTCCAAATGCCATATGCGGTACTGATCGGAATGCCCTGAAGCGACCGCGATAGGAAGTAAAAGCTGGTGAAGCCAAAAAGAATGGCTCCAACCGTCCCTCTCCACTTCTTAAAGCCATCCGACAGCTTCATGAAGGTCACACCGCCGACCTCGCTAAGGCCGGAAATAATCAGAAAAATCCATGCCATATTATTTTCCGCCCCTTCCCTGTACGACCGATGCTGATTTCAGCGCTTCCGGCGATGCTCCATCAGTTGCCTGCTCCTGCTCCTGCTTCGGCTTCTCGCTCGATACGAGCTTTAGCCCGATTATGCCGATGATCAGCGTTCCGACCAGCAGCAGGCGCTTAATATCCGCAGACTCGCCTAATACCAAAATACCGAATACGACCGTACCCGCCGTACCAATTCCGGTAAATACCGCATAAGCCGTGCCAATTTCCAGCAGCTGCATCGAACGGGCGAACAGCACAAAGCTAATAATAATTAAAACGAGCGTAATGGCGCTTATCAAAGGATCTGTAAATCCATTCGAATATTTAAGTCCGAAGGTCCAGAACACTTCAAATATGCCCCCAAATATGACATAAAGCCAAGCTTTCATAATAAATCTCCTCCTGTTATGATGCGATGAAGCCAAGTTGATTAAGCTTTCGCCCACTCCTTCTCCAGCATTTCCCATACGATCTGCTTGCGCGAGCTAAATTCCGACTGTTCATAAATCTGATTGGCCACGAGCAATCCATCCAGCAGCGTATAAAATACCACAATCATCTTCTCCACATTCTGCTTTGGAAAAATGCCTGCTTGCTGTCCTTCCAAAAATAATGCCCCTACGATGGTGTCTACTCGCCGCTCATGCTCCAAAAAATCGGTGCGAAACTGCTGCTGCAAATGCTTGGGCGGCATCAGCATCATCCGTTTCAGAAACCACTGACCGACTGTCAGATGAGGGAAATCCGTGAAAAAATCATATACCTCGCGCAGCCGCCCCAGAACGGGCTTGCCTTGCGATTGCTGCATAAGCTCCTCAAATTTCATGCCTTCTTCGGCAATAACATCTGTACATAACGCCAAAAACAGCTGTTCCTTCGACTTAAAATGAGCATAGATAGACGGGGTTTTAATTTGAACCGCCTTGGCAATGTCAGACATTGACGTTCCTTCGTAGCCAAATTCGGTAAAGATCATCAAGGCAGCATGCTTAAGACGCTCTGCCGTTGCCTTTGATGCCGGTATTTGTATGTTGTCCTTCTTCATAGCCTCATTCACCTTTCGGCAATCACTATTTTACCTAACGAACGTTAGTTAGTCTTTTTGTATTTTATGCTGCCTTTATCCAAAAGTCAAGGCCACAGGTTTAGTAACGCGTTTTGTCCCCCTACCGCCTTCTATGCTGCACACGCAATTGCGGCGGCGTTTACCTTTACATACAAAAAAAGTCCCCCGCCGCTTGGAGTTGAACTGTGACCCATAAGAGGGTCACAGTCCACAGACAGCAGGAAGGACTTCTTTATATCTATATTTCAATATTCCTATAGTGAGGCGATTATTTTCCTCGCCAAGCTTATAGTTTAGCGACGCTCACTGCGATTTTTTCCATTTGCGCCTGAGTCAGCGCTTGGTCAGGGGAGCTGATGGTAATTGTGCGATCATCAAGCTGGAAGCTCAGCATTGGCAGATCGCTCGGCGTATACCATTTTGCTTTTACCCCATTCGACAGCACGACCTCCTTGCTTTCATAACCAGCCGAGTAGTCCCTTGGCGATACATTGACATTCATATGCTTGAAAATAACACTAACGCCGTCGCCCCCGGCGAACGATTTAACAAAAGCATCTCCGGCTGCCATCTGCTTTGGCGCATAGGCTGTTTCAAAGCCTTCAAATGCCGCAAATTCCTGCTTGATCGCTTTAATTTGCGCATCGCTATATTTGACCTCTGCATATTGCTCGGATGCTTGCTGCCCTTTGCCAATCAGCACCTGATTGTTTTTGGAATCATATTGAATCGGCGTATGGAGCGCTCCCGCAAGCGAGCGGACAGGCAAATACATTTTATCCTGATACATAATGGGAGAGAGCTTGCTGCCGTTCTCATCTTTCAGCGTATAAGCAGCCCCATCGACTTTGACGCTAATATTGCCGTTTAAATAGGCTGAGATTTTTTGCAGGCTCGCTCCAGCATATACGCCTGCCGCTCCTGTCAATGTCATTCCGACAACGACCATAGATACAATTCCTTTTTTCATGTTGTTTTTCATTTTATGATCTCCTTTTGAATACTCCGTTTTTTTGTTTTATCTCTATATTTTATAATTTCAATTTTTGGACGCTCTAGCTGGACGGCTACCGCTATCCCTCCTTATATGCCGCCACTGCGTCCTCCCTGATGAATACAGTATATAAAGCGGATATCTCAAGACTACGTCCAGCTTGTATCTAACTTGTAAATAATATTGTGGGAGATATGTAAGAAACAATTGCAGCATATTATAGAAAAACTCCCTATATAGATTGCCGTGCAATCCTGTTGTACTCCCCACTCCTAAAATTTCACAATTCAAAATCCCAACTTTCTTAAGCCGCATTTTGTAAATGCTCGTTTCTTGAACTTCTATATCATAAAAGATTACATAAAAAACGACGCCTGCAGAGTACAGACGCCAATTTTCATTCTGAATATTCGTATTAATCAGTTAATTTAAGATAATGCTTTATTATAAGTTTATTTATGAGACTTTGAAACTACCTACGTTATTCATTACGAAAGAAGCTTGAAAATCTAAAGGTGTCCATATACTTGTTGATGTTCCCGTTTTATAATTGCCTAAATAGGGTCTATCAATATTTGTATCTGCTCCATAATAGAAAGATTGCCAAATAAACTTTGTGCAGTAATTTGAGGATATAACACTCATTTTCAAATTCGACGTAAAGCTATACTCTGTAATTTTAGACACATTCTCCCGTGCCCATTTACCTGCTTTACCCCGTTCTAAATAAGGACCAACTGAACTTCCTTTATATACATACACATCTAGAGTAGTACCAGAATCAAATCTGGATAGATAGGCAGTCAGAGACTCTCCTACTCCACCTGATGCAACAGCAGGCGTAGAATGATAAATTTTACCATCATCTCCTACTATTGCTACGTGTCCAACAAAGAATGTTTGCCACCCTTTTGAACTATAAATAACATCTCCTGGTGAAACTACAAGTCCGCTATTTGGATAGGTAGCTGCTTCCGCTTTTGGTACTGATAGTGTTAAAATAGAAACTATCAACAACAATAGTGCTGGGAAACATTTTTTCACAAAAATCCCTCTATATACTTTTTTTGTATAATTATACCATGGAAAGGTTGTTTGATCAAATGTATAGAAAAAAAGTCGTTTTATTCTTTGCCATACTCGTATTTTTACTAATCATACTCTATGCCTTTTTTTCCATTAAAGAATACCAACTCAAAAAAAGTGTCGTAGATTATCTTAAAGAGAAAAATTATCAAGAAAGCGAAATACTTAGCATAGATACCTCAATAGCAAAGGCTCCTGTCTTTTCGGCTAGAGTTATTTTTTTCGATGAACCGGACATTATCTATTATTATAGAAATAAAGATGGAAAAATAATTCAGTACGGGACGCCTTCTAATCTTAAAAGCACTAACAATACTGACGAACAAAGCTTCAAACATCAAGAGCATCAGTAAGTGAATCTTGACTGTATGGAAATATAAATTGCCGTCGTACATTTCGTATGCCCGCCTAAAACTTTTAAAAAAAGATAAGACATCCCTAAACCCTGTTTTATGCAGTGTTAAGGAATGC
This window encodes:
- a CDS encoding serine/threonine protein kinase, producing the protein MEENRLKKWIEMTERTLLEGVKLQSINHGEPIQVDVLPEGWELLGAGNYAGVFVHKDAQDIAVKVYAPGREGWEAEREVYRRLGDHPAYSTCYHASKCNGLEYLMLRRLEGTTLYKCVLEGVIIEERIIAEIDAALDYAREQGLFPHDVHGKNVMVSNDDRGLVVDVSDFLKEEPCMMWDDLKKAYNRIYMPFLFKHSMPVPEWVMNGVRKGYRWVRSSSR
- a CDS encoding multidrug efflux SMR transporter yields the protein MAWIFLIISGLSEVGGVTFMKLSDGFKKWRGTVGAILFGFTSFYFLSRSLQGIPISTAYGIWTGIGSVGSVILGMIFFKESRDWRKIFFVLLIVGSVIGLKLVA
- a CDS encoding glycoside hydrolase family 125 protein; the protein is MYQMTEVMETLPASVQSLIQEVEGKLGSRTKLARMFANCFSNTLTTTLKPQPDGAIFVITGDIPAMWLRDSAAQVRPYLILAKEDAAMARLIEGVVKRQIQHILQDPYANAFNEHANSKGHQNDLTEMSPWLWERKYEIDSLCYPIQLAYLLWKTTGTTAHLDEAFKEACYSILRLWRTEQNHDQQSSYRFQRTDCPPSDTLLNEGKGTPSAVTGMTWSGFRPSDDACDYGYLIPSNMFAVVVLDYMAEMAVEVLGNKELAKQAVALRQEIQSGIEQYATVEHERFGKIFAYETDGLGGYNLMDDANVPSLLSLPYLGCCKLDDPIYMNTRQFVLSEENPYYFKGTAAQGIGSPHTPENYIWHISLAMQALTSQDEAEVERLLSVLESTDAGTDFLHEGFHKDNPSEYTREWFSWANALFSELILTYCGFKVPSSMNARSL
- a CDS encoding DUF3139 domain-containing protein, translating into MYRKKVVLFFAILVFLLIILYAFFSIKEYQLKKSVVDYLKEKNYQESEILSIDTSIAKAPVFSARVIFFDEPDIIYYYRNKDGKIIQYGTPSNLKSTNNTDEQSFKHQEHQ
- a CDS encoding TetR/AcrR family transcriptional regulator, with translation MKKDNIQIPASKATAERLKHAALMIFTEFGYEGTSMSDIAKAVQIKTPSIYAHFKSKEQLFLALCTDVIAEEGMKFEELMQQSQGKPVLGRLREVYDFFTDFPHLTVGQWFLKRMMLMPPKHLQQQFRTDFLEHERRVDTIVGALFLEGQQAGIFPKQNVEKMIVVFYTLLDGLLVANQIYEQSEFSSRKQIVWEMLEKEWAKA
- a CDS encoding multidrug efflux SMR transporter, which codes for MKAWLYVIFGGIFEVFWTFGLKYSNGFTDPLISAITLVLIIISFVLFARSMQLLEIGTAYAVFTGIGTAGTVVFGILVLGESADIKRLLLVGTLIIGIIGLKLVSSEKPKQEQEQATDGASPEALKSASVVQGRGGK
- a CDS encoding GntR family transcriptional regulator; the encoded protein is MEGMNALKPRYEQMYLMLREKIQIGDYTVGDRIPSEKELMEEFSVSRITSKKALDMLVQDGYIMRQPGRGSFVIEHAMQEQAEAPPAQESVTAAVRTQQVVLGLIMEDFSDSYGKEMLSEMERTAQELGVYLMLRISFSQPDVEEKAIQMLRQYGVDGLIIYPTRGQNFSPEILKLVIDKFPHVLVDRYLKWTDTTAISSDNVEAAKMGVQHLFNHGHRHIGLLASRVTDNVAIEERIEGFVQAHAEGGILLDRSSWLTDMNWTSNDNSSSHLIDKYVNIIQQMLREHPRITALFAMEYELALIAKEAVEKMGLHIPQQISIICFDSPQSTSALYPFTHLEQNEKEIGRLAVNNVLELIQGATLPSKISLQVKLVPGKSTGPAPQ